GCGCGGCGACCTCGTCGGCGATGAGATAGGCCGTCGTGATGGTGGGCGACACGAAGAACCCTGCGGCCGCGACGGCGACGGCGAGCGTGCCGAGCCCGGGCGCGAGTCCCGCGCCGCACAGCGTCAGCCCGAGTCCCGCGGTGAGCCACGGCAGTCGCGCCCCGGCCGGCGCGCGCCAGGCGACGGCGCCGTTGAGCAGCCCGCCGACCGCGCTGCCGGCCGACAGCGCCGCCAGTACCCAGGCCGCGTTCGACCCACCGCCGCTCCCCTGCCCGTGCAGCTCGGCGAACGCCACGACCAGCAGATCGACCACGCCCAGCGCGAGCCCCACGCCCGCGATGGCGACCACGGGCCGCCCGAGCCCGCGCAGCGCACCGCCGCCCCGCCGCACGGTGGCCTTCCCCGGCGGCACCGCCCGTACGGCCGGCGACGACAGGAACGCGGCCATGCCGCAGGCCATCAGGGCCGCCCCGACCACGATCCCGGCGGCCGGAGGTGCGAAGCCGACGAGGACGCCGACCAGCAGCGGCCCGGTGACGAACAGCAGTTCCTCGGCGACCCCGTCGAGGCTGTAGGCGCGCTGCAACAGGGCGCGGTCCGGGGTGAGCCGCCCCCACACCGCCCGCATGGTGGGCCCGAGCGGCGGCACACAGGCTCCCGCGGCGGCCGCGAGGGCGCCCAGCACGGCGGCCGGGGCGGCGCCCGGGCGCTCCAGGGCGAGGGTCAGCAGGGCGAGCGTCACGAGGTAGGCGGCGGTCATCGGGATCAGCGCCCTGCGGGGCCCGTACCGGTCGATGAGGGCCGCCCTGGGGGGCGACAGGAAGACGGTGGTGGCCCCGAACAGGGCCATCACGGTGCCCGCGACCGCGTACGAGCCCGAGGCCCGGGTCACGGCGAGCATCACGGAGAGCGGGACGATCCCGTACGACAGCCGGCCGGTCAGAGCGCCGGCGAAGGTACGGCGGGCGTGCGGAAGGCGCAGGACGACGGCATACGAAGGCCGCACGGCAGGTGAAGCGGACATGAGGAGTTCCTCGACTCATGGCAGGAAAAGGGGACGCCTGATCGCCGCGAGCGGGACGGCCTGACGCCGCTCCCCGATCGCGGGCCGGGCGGGCCCTATGCCAAGAGAAGGAACATGGACGCGACCGTACCAGCGCGGCCCGGAACCCACGACGGGATTTGCGGGACGGCTCCCCCGCCCCAGCCCCTGCCGCAGGGCCCCCACCTGCCCCGCATCGGCCCTGTGCGGCCGGCCCTCAGCCCTCTGTCAGGCCCGCGACCAGTTCGTCCGCTGCCCGGTAGGGGTCCAGTTCGCCGGCGACGATGCGTTCGGCGAGCGTGCTCAGACGACGGTCGCCGTGCAGGTCGCCGATGCGTTCGCGCAGGGCCGTGACGGCGATCGTCTCGACCTCGCGGGCCGCGCGCGAGCGGCGCCGCTCGGTGAGGACGCCGTGCTCCTCCATCCAGGCGCGGTGCTTCTCCAACGCCTCGACGACCTCGTCGACGCCCTCGGCACGGGCGGCGACCGTCTTCACGATCGGCGGGCGCCAGTCCCCGGGGCCGCGGGCCTCACCGAGGCCGAGCATGTGATTCAGCTCACGTGCGGTGGCGTCGGCGCCGTCACGGTCGGCCTTGTTGACCACGTAGACGTCGCCGATCTCCAGGATCCCGGCCTTGGCGGCCTGGATGCCGTCTCCCATACCGGGGGCCAGCAGGACGACGCTGGTGTCCGCCTGCGAGGCGATCTCGACCTCCGACTGGCCGACGCCGACGGTCTCGACCAGGATCACCTCGCAGCCCGCCGCGTCCAGCACGCGGATCGCCTGCGGGGCCGACCAGGCGAGGCCGCCCAGATGGCCGCGGGTGGCCATCGAGCGGATGTAGACGCCGGGATCGGAGGCGTGCTCCGACATCCGGACGCGGTCGCCGAGCAGGGCGCCGCCGGAGAACGGCGAGGACGGGTCGACGGCCAGCACCCCGACCCGTCTGCCCTGCTTGCGGTAGGCGGTGACCAGCGCGGACGTCGACGTGGACTTGCCGACACCCGGTGAACCGGTCAGGCCCACCACGTACGCGTTGCCCGTGAGCGGCGCCAGCGCCTCCATGACCTCCCTGAGCTGCGGGGACGCCCCCTCCACCAGGGAGATCAGCCGGGCCACGGCCCGTGGCCGGCCTTCCCTGGCCTGGGCGACCAGCGAGGAGACGTCCTGCATCACAGCTCCGTTCAGTTCCGTTTGAGGACGGTCGTACAACAGGCGTACGACGGAACTCAGGCCTTGGGCACCCGCACGATCAGCGCGTCGCCCTGACCGCCGCCGCCGCACAGCGCGGCCGCTCCGACGCCGCCGCCGCGGCGCTTGAGCTCGAGGGCCAGGTGCAGGACGAGGCGGGCGCCGGACATGCCGATCGGGTGACCCAGGGCGATGGCACCCCCGTTGACGTTCACCTTGTCCGTGGACACGCCGAGGTCCTTCATCGACTGCACGGCGACGGCGGCGAAGGCCTCGTTGATCTCGACGAGGTCGAGGTCGGAGACCTCCAGGCCGTCCTTCTTCAGGGCGTGCAGGATGGCGTTGGAGGGCTGGGACTGGAGCGAGTTGTCCGGGCCTGCCACGTTGCCGTGGGCGCCGATCTCGGCGATCCACTCCAGGCCGAGCTCCTGGGCCTTCGCCTTGCTCATCACGACGACGGCCGCCGCGCCGTCGGAGATCTGCGAGGAGGTGCCCGCGGTGATCGTGCCGTCCTTGGTGAAGGCCGGCCGGAGCCTGCCCAGGGACTCCGCCGTGGTGTCGGCGCGGATACCTTCGTCCTTGCTGAAGAGGACCGGCTCGCCCTTGCGCTGCGGGATCTCGACCGGGGTGATCTCCGCCTCGAAGATGCCGTTCTTCTGCGCGGCGGCGGCCCTCTGATGGCTCAGCGCGGCGATCTCGTCCTGCTCGGGACGCGCGATCCCGAGCCGCGTGTTGTGCTTCTCCGTCGACTCGCCCATGGCGATGTTCTCGAAGGCGTCGGTCAGACCGTCGTACGCCATCGCGTCGAGCATCTCGATCGCGCCGTACTTGAAGCCCTCACGGGACTTCGGCAGCAGGTGGGGGGCGTTGGTCATGGACTCCTGGCCGCCCGCCACCACGATGTCGAACTCACCCGCGCGGATCAGCTGGTCGGCCAGCGCGATCGCGTCGAGGCCCGACAGACACACCTTGTTCACGGTGAGCGCGGGGACGTTCATGGGGATGCCGGCCTTGACCGCGGCCTGGCGGGCCGGGATCTGCCCCGCCCCGGCCTGGAGCACCTGGCCCATGATCACGTACTGCACCTGGTCGCCACCGATCCCCGCACGGTCGAGGGCGGCCTTGATCGCGAAACCGCCGAGGTCGGCTCCGGAGAAGGACTTGAGGGAGCCCAGCAGCCGTCCCATGGGCGTACGTGCGCCCGCGACGATCACCGAGGTCGTGCCGTTGGAGCCAGTCGATCCAGTCATGAGCTGCGATTCCCCTTACCGGCCTGCACAGGCCGAGGAGTGAACGAGGGTTTACTTCGAATGTACTGAGCGGTAGTCCGCCCCGTCACCGGCCCTTCAGTGTGATCGCGCGCACGTTGCGTAACCATCTCCGGCGCGCTGCACTGACACCATGCTGACGCGAATCGACCACATCGGGATCGCCTGCCACGACCTCGACGCCACCGTCGAGTTCTACCGGTCCACCTACGGCTTCGAGGTGTTCCACTCCGAGGTCAACGAGGAGCAGGGTGTGCGGGAGGCCATGCTCAAGATCAACGATACCTCCGACGGCGGTGCCTCCTACCTGCAACTTCTCGAGCCGACGCGGCCGGACTCGACCGTCGCCAAGTGGCTCGACAAGAACGGCGAGGGCGTCCACCACATCGCTTTCGGTACGGCGGACGTCGACGCGGACGCCGCGGACATCAAGGACAAGGGCGTACGCGTTCTGTACGAAGAGCCGCGACGCGGCTCCATGGGGTCACGGATCACCTTCCTGCATCCGAAGGATTGCCACGGAGTACTGACAGAACTGGTCACATCGGCGCCTGTTGAGTCACCTGAGCACTGACCCCCGTACATATGGGCCGGTAGGGTTGGGGGCGGTCGCCGCTCACACCGGGGCGACCCGGTCCTGCCGTACGGCGGCGGGACGCAGCCGGGGTCCGGGTTTCGGGGGACGAGCGTCGGGGCGGCAGCCCATGCTCCGCCGTTGATCTGACACCATTCCCCGGGAGCCCCGTCCGGCGGATGGACGGAGCTCGTTCGGGAAGCTTGCGACCAGGGACGGATGGGACCGCGCAGTGCGGGGCTACGAGAGCCAGGAGCGGGAGCCGGCGGCTGACGTCGACCACCTGACTCGGTTCGAAGCCGAGATGAAGCGGCTGAAGACCGAGCGGGAAAAGGCGATCCAGCATGCCGAGGACCTCGGCTACCAGGTCGAGGTGCTGCGCGCCAAGTTGCACGAGGCGCGCCGCACCATCATGTCCCGGCCCGCCTTCGACGGCGGCGACATCGGGTACCAGGCCGAGCAGTTGCTGCGCAACGCGCAGATGCAGGCCGACCAGCTGCGCCAGGACGCCGAACGGGAGCTGAGCCAGGCCCGGGCGCAGACCCAGCGGATCCTCCAGGAGCACGCCGAGCAGGCGGCCCGGCTCCAGGCGGAGCTGCACCAGGAGGCGGTGGCCCGCCGCCAGCAGCTCGACCAGGAACTGGCGGAGCGCCGGCAGAACGTCGAGTCGCACGTCAACGAGAACGTGGCGTGGGCCGAGCAGCTGCGGGCCCGCACCGAGGCGCAGGCGCGCCGCCTGCTCGACGAGTCGCGTGCCGAGGCCGAGCAGGCCCTGACGGCCGCCCGCGCCGAGGCCGAACGGGTGGCCGCGGAGGCCCGCCAGCGGCTCCAGGCCGACGCCGAGGCGACCCGCGCGGAGGCCGAGCAACTGCTGCTGCGGGCCCGCACGGACGCCGAACGGCTGCTCAACGCCGCCTCCAGCCAGGCCCAGGAGGCCAGCGACCACGCCGAGCAGCTGCGCACCTCCACCGTCACGGAGTCCGACGCGGCCCGCCGCCAGGCGGGTGAGCTGAGCCGCGCCGCCGAGCAGCGCATGTCCGAGGCGGAGGAGGCGCTGCGCAAGGCGCAGGCCGAGGCCGACAAGGTCCTCACGGAGGCGAAGACCGCCGCCGAGAAGGCGCTCGCCGGCGCGGAGGCCGCCAAGGAGCAGCGCACCCGTACGGCGAAGGAGCAGGTCGCCCGGCTGGTCAGCGAGGCCACCAAGGAGGCCGAGACCACCAAGGCGGAAGCCGAGCAGCTCGTCGCCGACGCCCGCGCCGAGGCCGAGAAGATCGTCGCGGAGGCCTCCGAGAAGGCCCGCACGCTCACCGCCGAGGAGAGCGCGACCCAGCTGTCGAAGGCGGCGAAGACCGCCGAGGACGTCCTGAACAAGGCGCAGGAGGAGGCGCAGAACACCACCAAGGCCGCCGCCGAGGAGGCCGAGCGGATCCGTCGCGAGGCGGAGACCGAGGCGGACCGGCTGCGCGCCGAGGCGCACGACATCGCCGAGCAGCTCAAGGGTTCGGCGAAGGACGACACCAAGGAGTACCGCGCCAAGACGGTCGAGCTCCAGGAGGAGGCCCGCCGGCTGCGCGGCGAGGCCGAGCAGCTGCGCGCCGACGCGGTCGCCGAGGGCGAGAAGATCCGCGCGGAGGCCCGCAAGGAGGCCGTCCAGCAGATCGAGGAGGCGGCCAGGACCGCCGAGGAGCTGCTGTCCAAGGCGAAGGCCGACGCGGACGAGCTG
This Streptomyces sp. NBC_00377 DNA region includes the following protein-coding sequences:
- a CDS encoding MFS transporter; the encoded protein is MSASPAVRPSYAVVLRLPHARRTFAGALTGRLSYGIVPLSVMLAVTRASGSYAVAGTVMALFGATTVFLSPPRAALIDRYGPRRALIPMTAAYLVTLALLTLALERPGAAPAAVLGALAAAAGACVPPLGPTMRAVWGRLTPDRALLQRAYSLDGVAEELLFVTGPLLVGVLVGFAPPAAGIVVGAALMACGMAAFLSSPAVRAVPPGKATVRRGGGALRGLGRPVVAIAGVGLALGVVDLLVVAFAELHGQGSGGGSNAAWVLAALSAGSAVGGLLNGAVAWRAPAGARLPWLTAGLGLTLCGAGLAPGLGTLAVAVAAAGFFVSPTITTAYLIADEVAAPEARVRAGAWVNTAVNAGSTAGTAVAGALAGRLPVGVCFAATGAVVLVTAAATAVTGARRRTSDLVPQV
- the meaB gene encoding methylmalonyl Co-A mutase-associated GTPase MeaB yields the protein MQDVSSLVAQAREGRPRAVARLISLVEGASPQLREVMEALAPLTGNAYVVGLTGSPGVGKSTSTSALVTAYRKQGRRVGVLAVDPSSPFSGGALLGDRVRMSEHASDPGVYIRSMATRGHLGGLAWSAPQAIRVLDAAGCEVILVETVGVGQSEVEIASQADTSVVLLAPGMGDGIQAAKAGILEIGDVYVVNKADRDGADATARELNHMLGLGEARGPGDWRPPIVKTVAARAEGVDEVVEALEKHRAWMEEHGVLTERRRSRAAREVETIAVTALRERIGDLHGDRRLSTLAERIVAGELDPYRAADELVAGLTEG
- a CDS encoding acetyl-CoA C-acetyltransferase — protein: MTGSTGSNGTTSVIVAGARTPMGRLLGSLKSFSGADLGGFAIKAALDRAGIGGDQVQYVIMGQVLQAGAGQIPARQAAVKAGIPMNVPALTVNKVCLSGLDAIALADQLIRAGEFDIVVAGGQESMTNAPHLLPKSREGFKYGAIEMLDAMAYDGLTDAFENIAMGESTEKHNTRLGIARPEQDEIAALSHQRAAAAQKNGIFEAEITPVEIPQRKGEPVLFSKDEGIRADTTAESLGRLRPAFTKDGTITAGTSSQISDGAAAVVVMSKAKAQELGLEWIAEIGAHGNVAGPDNSLQSQPSNAILHALKKDGLEVSDLDLVEINEAFAAVAVQSMKDLGVSTDKVNVNGGAIALGHPIGMSGARLVLHLALELKRRGGGVGAAALCGGGGQGDALIVRVPKA
- the mce gene encoding methylmalonyl-CoA epimerase translates to MLTRIDHIGIACHDLDATVEFYRSTYGFEVFHSEVNEEQGVREAMLKINDTSDGGASYLQLLEPTRPDSTVAKWLDKNGEGVHHIAFGTADVDADAADIKDKGVRVLYEEPRRGSMGSRITFLHPKDCHGVLTELVTSAPVESPEH